DNA from Mustela erminea isolate mMusErm1 chromosome 18, mMusErm1.Pri, whole genome shotgun sequence:
gTTGGGGTTCCAGGGCTTGCCTGGGGTACCTGGAAACTGGGGAGCTCTGGCCGCAGAGCAAGGTCCAGGAAGACAGAAGAGCAAGGAGTAGCAGACGGCAGCGAGTGAAAGCGTGTACAGAGCCCTGAGCCTCCAGGAGTcagcaccacccccaccccctggctcaGAGACCCTGcgccctcccctgcctgctgccctgcgGGGCTCTCCCTAAGGATTCCCCATCAGGTGGGCGAGACGGGTCTTCAAAGCGCTGCTCTTGGGGAAGCAGGAAGCTCAGTCTAAGTGATTCATAATGGCCACAGCAAATATTCATTCCTCTCTCTGGTACACGAGCACTGTTCTAAATGCTCGGCATCCGTtaccttatttcacttaataattCTGTGGTACTTAGCTCCATTGTTCAGGTAAgtgactgaggcacagagaagttaagggaCCAGAGCTCACACCAGCAGGAAGAAGAGTTAAGATGCAAACCCAGGTGAGTTAAAGAGTTGTTTTAAAATGgtttccttggggcgcctgggtggctcagtgggttaatcctctgccttcagctcaggtcatgatctcagggttctcggatcaagccccgcactgggctctctgctcaacagggagcctgcttccccatctctctgcctacttgtgatctctcactcagtcaaataaataaataaaatcttaaaaaaaaaaaaaaaaaaaagatgtaaaccCAGGTACTATGGCCCCAGAATGTACCCGTAGTCACTGCAGAAGCCTCTGGGCCTTTCCCCTGGGGTCCCTCAAGCTCTTGGCAGCTGGGCCCAGCCAAGCTGAGATGCGAGGTATCCCCAAAGCACCAGAGGTCTTAGGTTTCTCCCGTCCCTGGAGCTGCAGGGTGGCCACTGCTGCCTCCGGGAGAAGGCTGGCCCCACTTGGTTGAACCTGGCTTGTCCCTTCTCCCCTGCAGCCTCAAGGCTGTCCTGGCTGGGAGCCCTCCAGACAACACCGTGGACCTGTCCGGCATCCCGCTGACCTCCCGGGACCTGGAGCGGGTGACCAGCTACCTGCAGCGCTGTGGGGAGCAGGTGGACAGCGTGGAGCTGGGCTTCACGGGCCTCACCGACGACATGGTCTTGCAGCTGCTGCCTGCGCTCAGCGCGCTGCCCCGCCTCACCACGCTGGCGCTCAACGGCAACCGGCTAACCCGGGCCCTGCTGCGTGACCTCACCGACACCCTCAAAGACCCCAGCAAGTTCCCCAACGTCACGTGGATCGACCTGGGCAACAACGTGGACATCTTTTCATTGCCCCAACCCTTCCTGCTCAGCCTGCGCAAGCGTTCCCCGAAGCAGGGCCACCTCCCCACCATCCTGGAGCTGGGCGAGGGCCCCTGCAGTGGGGAGGAGGCCCGGGATGGGACAGTAGACCAGGAGGACCCTGGGGGAGGCCCTCTGGATCCTGCCAAAGACGAGGGCAGGGAGACTGTAGGTACCGTTCAGACATGACACAGAAGTGGGGGTCCTCACCAGGGAGTCCCGGTGGGGTAGGAGGACTGAGGCAGGCTAGGGGGCCCCCCACCAGCAGCCTCAGGTTATCACCCAAAACTGGCCTGGGCAACCACACTCACCGGAGCCAGACTGTAGCATCTGGGAAGGGGGCTGTGCAGTACTGCTCcagtcctctcccttccccctcttgtccacctcctctgccttttggctcctGCTCAGTCCTGTATGGCTTGAGAGCGAGCAGCCCTCAAGTCCCCAGATTTGTGGGTGGTCTTGTTTGGAGATGAATGCTTGAGCTACCGTGGGTTAGAAGTTAACCCCAGGCAGGAATTGTGATTTCAGCCCTACATCTAACCCAGTATTTCCTGACGGAACCTTTCTTCTCTGCCCTAACACCTGGCCAGCAGTCTGGAGTAGGGGCCCCAGAGACTCCAAGAACCTAGTCCCCATCTGAGGTGGTGGTCTATCTCCTCCCTGTGAAGCCCTGAGGAACCACTTCTCAGTCTCAGCCTCCACTTAATCCCACACCTCCCCCTGGggtcccaggccctgcccctgggACCAGCCCCTGTGTACCCTTCAACAGACCATCCCAGGATGCCTACATACATGGCATACacccaaaaaacccaacccaGACTACCAGACCTTCACTAAGGTTTCAGTGTTCCAAGTCAGAGTACGTCCCttgaaaaggattttaaaaaccttttcctGTTGCTTATGGAGTCCCCCAGAAAGTCATCAGGGATAGTAGGCTCACTCCCAAAAACCTTCTAATAAACCCCAAACCATGAAAATGAGGTCAGACTTAACTCGTGGCAGATCTAGCAAGACAGCCAGGAGATGGGGATGAACTGGGGGTTTCTTGAATGGTTCTCCCATCTCCCCCTTAATACTACCAGCTAAAAATCCCTTCTAGGCACATTAAGCCCTAAAACCAAGGAAAAGTCTTGAAGTCCAGGGAGAGTGGAGACCAACCTTTAACCTGAGAAAATTTACAGATGTCCACAGTGGTGACCAGAACACAGGCAAACGGCAGACAGTTGAGAAGCATGGCCTGTCAGGCCTCTAGCCAGTGACAGGTAGGTGAGATCCCAACTCAGGAAGGCACCAAGACAGGCTATGTATAAAGCCACACTATGGGGACCCTGCCTGCCactgcctgggtgtttcagtgaaGCACAGTGCAGAGCTTCAGAAGGTAGGCAGCTATGCAAAAGGACACAGCCCCAAGTGCTTTGCAACTGTTACCCTCAAGTCTGAAGTTGTTTGAGGGTAAACAGCTTAGGCTGACCTTGGAGAAGTTGACAAGTGCTAATACCTTGACTGCTAATGTGACAGCAGTGACCacaactttttttcttcaaatacacGTTTTTAAAAACCAGTACTAAAGACCATCCTTTATTGCAGTTTGTGGTAATTGCACAGAAGTATCAGTTTCAGGAAGAAATATGTTTGCATCTTAAAGAACTCAGACCCTCACCCAACAGAACAAATTCatacaatatttaaaagtatagaaGCTTTCTGggtaggagagataaaaatacagtatttgtagTACATTACTAGAAAACTCAAGAATTCAATGACACCAACAGTGCCTACCCTACAGTTTGCCAAACACCCTTGTtggctctttttttaagattaagagCCACAAGAGTTGGTTCACTTTAAGCACCGTTTCCACACCAACTGTTGAAGCCTGGGTTTTCAGTCCGAACTGATGGTGACCACAGGACTCTGAACCTGCTGCAGCATGGCTGACCATTCTCTGCAAAGACAGCCTGCAAAGAAACTAAGTATCAGTCTCACTTCCTGCTCCAACCAAGTTATTCACAGTGTAAAAAAGGTATCTTCAGAAACCATACATTCACCACTACACAATCTGCCGGTAATTCCAGCTATTTTGGGTGATTTCATCATTTGATAGCCTTTTTCTGAGAATCTATTTTAACAACACTGGCCGTTTATTCATTCTACCACGGGGTAGGGGTCCTTGTCCATGGAAGCTTACCTCTCCTTGGGCTGAGCTGCAGCCACCACGAGCTTTCAAACTCCACACCGCCGATCACCATTCTTCAGCACACAAAACCCAGAGGGGAATGAACCGAGGCATCCCTAGACAGGCAGCAGGtaacaaaggcagagaaaagagatttGCTCATGAGAGCCTCAACTACAAATTCCAGCCCATCCTAACAGAGCCCTTAAGAACCTACTGGAGGTGTTTTTTGGTACATGAAGCCATGTGAAGTCTGTAAGTCCTAACTGGCTTTTCTGGGTGTTGCAACCTCATTTCATCCCATCTTTAACCCCACACACCTAAGCGGTCATCTCCAAGGACGAGGAAAGCTACATCTCAGCAGACAGGCAACTGGGACAGATTTTAGAGGTTATTAGGTGAGCCAGAAAGAAGTGCCACTACCTGACCTAATTGGAAGGTCACATCATCTAACGGCCGGCCATGCAAACTGTTCCACAGACCGAAGCTTACCTTAACCTTAAGGGCAGGCCGGTGCTCCTCCCTCCACTACTCAGCAGCTGGTCTTATCTGATCACACACAGGTGACCCCGCAGCACTCATGTGCAACCTGGGTGAACAGACGAGAAAAGGTCACTGTCCAAACCAGACCAACCTACTCCAGGGCAGCGGCAGCCGGGCAGGACTTGTTGACCGCAGTCAGCCAGGAACGTTATCGTCAGTTATCGCTTCTGACGGCACTTCCTATAGATGATTTCATCAGAGCAGTCAacacctccctgctccccagcaccGCTCCGGAAACCCGAACGGGACCTGGAACTTAGCCCTGATTGCTTGAGGAACCACTGGGGCACTGGCCGCTTTAAACCAAGCATTTTAACGGAGTTCACCTCTGGTGACAGCCGCGGTAGAACAGCTCAGGGTCAGCAGCCGCCCCCTACCATTGCCACTCGAGCACCAGGCTACGTGTGCAGTGCAACGGGGCACAACTACTGCTCAATGCATCAACCGTGAAGGGGCAGCCAATGCCGCTGCACTTAAGACTAACGAACACGGAAAAGCGAAGGGGTTGGCTGTAGTCCTGCCCACACTGGGTCCTACCTCCGGATGGGAGACCGCTCCTGGCCTGAAGGCGCTGCAAGGGATGTGCCACCTGGAACACGGGAGGGCGACAAGCGTTAAGGGCACGTAGTGGCAGTGATGTTCAACCCGAGCGTTGAGGCTTCCGCGACCGCGGTCAGACAGGCATCAGAGTCGTCAGTTATCACTTCTGACGGCACTTCCTAACCCCAGGATCATCAGAACCGTCGGGCAAGCCCTCCTCGACGTCCCATGCCCCACGCTCCCCCGGGCCGCGCTTACCCAGTCCTCCCGGGTTGGCGCACCTCCCACGCCGCGTCCGGGGAGCAGGGAAGCGGCCTTGGGGGACCTCGGGCTCCGGAGTCGACGGCGGCAGCGGCCCTGCTGGAGACACGCGCGCGGGCCTTGAGCCTCAGTCCCCGGCAGCCCTGCCTCACTCTCCCCAACCGCCGCGCCCGCCCCGAAACCCGGAGACGCGCCATAGGGAGCCTCCCTGCGCCCCCCACAAAGCTTCCCGAAAACAACTTCTCAGAAATTAAGAAACCTTTCGCTCCTTCGCCCTCGCCGCCAGCTACTAGGCCTAGTCACACACCACACTCACCTCCATTTTCACGGTACGGAAAAGAACATCCCTTTCGCGGCCTGGGCCTTTAAGGAGTCGGAACATTCCATTTTTCACAGAAGGGAGGGTAATACTGGCAGAGACTCACGGGAACCTCCAGCCCTTTTCACGACGCAGACTCCGCCTCACCACCCGGGGACACCCCCCTCCGTCAGAGCCTATGGTCTCTTCCACGTCCCCAGGAATTCTGGGTCCCGCGGCGCCCGGGGTGTTCAGGGCGCATGCGCGGGGGCTGGAGCGTACCACTTTAGCTCCGTGGTTTGGAGGAGGTTTCTCCGCCTTTGTGAGCTTCCGATGGCTCGTGTTGTAAATGAAGCTGTCGGCACCGCAGAGGCTGTTTTGAGGATCACATGACACACCATGCTTGAAACCCTGCGGAGCCTTGGCAGGCAGCAAGCATTCATAAAATAGTAGCTGCTTTTCGTTCTTCGGGCTGCCTGTCTCACTTTCCCCACGGCCATTGCCGAATATCCGCGGAGCCTTTCAGAACGCCTGCGCGCCGGCAGCTCGCATCACTCCCCTTGAGAATGACCTCTAAGGAGCGAGCAGACGTGTCAGCTGAAACCGCTTCcatcccctctgccccttctctcctgaTTCCTTAGGACTCCTGTATCCGTTCCCCAACCCACCAGCGATGGAAACCTCTCCCACTCCACGAATGCTCTCCTTTcagcctttgcacatgctgcggCCTCTGCCACTTAAAAGCCATTCGGTGCAATCGCATTTTATAAACGCTCATTACTCTGAGGGAGAGCAGTTCGTCTGGACGAGAAAACTGGAAAAGCTATCGCGAGCCAACTTTCTGGTCTtagaattttaaggattttaatggTGGGGCGGGGGCTTCCAGCAAAAGCCAAGTCAGGGGGTTAAATAAACAGGTTCCTCGGTCTGCCCGAAGAATTTGATAAAAGTCCTAAGgagagcatgggggggggggggcggagtgGCCAGCAAGGGTATCAGGGAAGAGGTGTCTGGAAATTCGGGGTCAAAACCGTGGAGGACTTGGGGAGGCCAGCTAGGGCGTCCTGTGGGCATTGAAGGAGCCTCTTAAGCCTTCAGGGCACAGAAACACCCTaagatgtttcttttccttttccatcttaGGAagacccctctgcctgccctgcagAACAGCTTGGAGGGGTAGgaactgagcaggcagcccagaagagaaagaagctagTACTCCAGGGCCTGAAGGAAGCCATGGAGCTCCAAAGCTTTGAAAGAGATCTTGGAGGTGGCTTTAAGGGATGTCCGGAAGctatgggagaggaaggagcggTGGCTGTGTTTCCTTTGTCTATCAACGCATATCTGTCATGACAGCGGGCACAGCACCCAGGAAAAGGACCACCCTGGGGCTGGGAGTCCCCTGTGCCTGAGTGAGGCTGAGAGTAGCCCAGCCCCAGACAGAGAAATGCTCACCGAGAAGTGCAGATTGTCAACCAGCCCAGGAGCCCATGAACTTCACTTAAATAATGTTTCCAGGAGAGTTAgtgataagaaaatatttatttacatttgccACCGAAGTTCCCTGGAGGTCCAGAGCCACCAGGTAGGGCTGGGAAGGTCCCCTGACTCTGTCCTGAATCTGGGCCATTACTGGGACTTTAAAAGCTGGAGGGGTAGCTGATCTTCCTCTGAGGCAGTGTCCTCCTCTACTTGGGAGGCTGGGGCCGGATTCTTCAAGGTGCCTGTAAAAAGGATGGAGAGCACTGTGGCTTGGCCCTTGGGCTCTGTCCCCAGGAGGACAAACAGGAGGCGGCCACAGCCATGAAAGCACATACTCTGTGTACAGCGGGTAATCCCGAAGTCCCCAACAatccctctctctacctcccccttCCATAAGCATTTCCTGAACTCCTTCCAGAAGTTCAACGTTCCTTGTGGTAGAAATCAGGACACCTGAGACTTGCTGAAGAGCTGGAGGGAAGTGGGAAGTAGGTGTTCAGGGAGCTCTGAGGGAACCCAAGCTGTAAGGAAGGCAGCAGATTTGGACACCCAGAGGAGCGGGAATGACACTTCCACAGAGAGCCAGGGAAAGCAAAGAACAGGGAGCACCGTGCAGGGACCGGCTGTTCCATGGAGGGAGGTGTTGGAAATGGGCGGGATTATAGCATTGGATCTTCACCTCCGCACTGAGGAGTGAGTCCTTCCTAGCAGTGGGAGGCGAGGAGTGTGGGCCTCGTGTAGTTTCTGTCCGCCTCAGAGAGAGAAGCCCAGAGCAGAAAGACTTGTCTAAAGGAGAGGGTGCAGCCCTGAGCCCAGCAGTGGtgcagaagggagagaaatgagGGGACGGGGCAGAGGGGTGAGTGGCTGCCTGGGAGGAGGACATTGAGCAGAGACCTTCAAGGCCTCCTGCCTGAGTGAGGAGGTGTGGGATTGTACACACACTACCTGGTAGGATAACCCCATGGCCGTTCCTATCAGGAATTTCCAGTTGGAAGCCCCAGCTGGCGATGGTATGGGATTGGGGTGTGGAATTCTTGGGGCAAGATGAGGGGCAAGGTGACTTTCAGAGTCTCAGCATTAAAGTGACAGAGTGGCAGGACTCAGGGGAAGGGAGACAAAAAGAGGGCAGGCAGAAAACCTGTGGGTTTGTGAGGGCCATCGTCACCTGGTCACCAGGGACCTAGGAGCCTGGGAGACTAGCAGGCTTTGGAGCCAGAGTCTGGAGGAGTCCCCCCTACACAGGAGCCAGAGGTGATGCAGGTGCTGTCGTGGGGAGGGTTTGAAGTGGGAGCTACTAATGATTCCAGAAAGGACATACTGTGGAGAAAGTTAAGCCTCGGAACAGGCCTCAGGGTAGAGACAGGAGGGGCTGTCCCCACACTAGAATGGACAAGACGCAGTCCACGACAGTGAGGAAGAGCATCAGAAGTGATttctcagggctgtggggacTGGGGGCTCCTGTAGCCGGGGAAAGCTGGGGATCAACAGGACTGGCCTATCAGTGGGGGCTCAGGGAGATGACCCTGAAGCTGCGGGATAGGGAGGGGGCCCTCTCTAACCTGCTCTCCAGCTGGGTCCCCAGGCTCAGCCCAGGGCTGGCGCTGGAGGGCCCGCTGAATAGGCCCAGAGGCCGGTGGTGCGGGCAGGATTAGGGCTGGAGGCGGGAGGCACCAACAGCTTCAGAGTGTCTCCCAGGTGACTGTCTGAAACAGGCCAGTAAGGAGGTGGGAGTAGAGAAGAAAGGTGGGAAGTGCTTCTTAGTGCGGCAAGCCTTGGACACCGGGGAGGTCCTGGCCTAGGCTCTCCATGGCTGTGTGGCCAAGcagactctctctgtctctctctctccagggcaGGACTCCGGCCACCACCGCTACTCACCAGGGACGGCTGGCCCTGACGGCTCCTCACAAAGGGACGGCAGTGTCTGTTCCCACGAGGCCCAGTTCACCTCCTCCACCCTGAGGGCCACAGAGCAGCTTTGAGGCTCCGGGAAGCCACCTGTGCCACATGCTCCGCCCCAGGAGAGGGGCGCATGGAGACACAGGGTAGACACAGGGACTGAGAGGAAGATGGGCTGTGGCCACCCCTTCTCCccagacactgagccacccaccatCCCACTGTGCATTTGCCCCCAGGCTCTCTCTCCCGTGGAAGACTTTGTTTTCCGTGGGAGGGTTGTTGCCTCCGTGACAGAGCAGACCAGCCGGGCCAAGGCTAGTGTGCTGTAACCTGAGGGTCCCTCTAGCTTCCTGGCCTCCTAACTGTTCCCCATTTCAGGCCACGGAGTAGGTCAGGAACAGCCAGAGAGGGGACAGGCAGTAAGTGGCAGGCCTGGGCTTATGAGATCCAGCATCCCTGACCTCGCCTGCCTGGGGCAGAGTGTCTGGTGCTCCTAGGCCCTGCCTTTCCCACCAGGCCTGACTCCTGGCAGCTGTCCCCTGGCTTTTAAGAGGGTACggctgaagaaaaataaaagagagagtaAGGCTGGGGGCGccagtcaggagagcatgtgactcttgacctcccagtcatgagttcgagccccacattgggtacagagattactaaataaaaaatttttaggaagagtaaggctgggggcacctgggtgactcagtgggttaagcctctgcctttggctcaggtcctgatctcagggtcttgggatcgag
Protein-coding regions in this window:
- the LRRC75A gene encoding leucine-rich repeat-containing protein 75A, which produces MGTRQTKGSLAERASPGAAPGPRRERPDFWASLLLRAGDKAGRAGAGAGLPPYHRRVGMVQELLRMVRQGRREEAGTLLQHLRQDLGMESTSLDDVLYRYASFRNLVDPITHDLIISLARYIHCPKPEGDALGAMEKLCRQLTYHLSPHSQWRRHRGLVKRKPQACLKAVLAGSPPDNTVDLSGIPLTSRDLERVTSYLQRCGEQVDSVELGFTGLTDDMVLQLLPALSALPRLTTLALNGNRLTRALLRDLTDTLKDPSKFPNVTWIDLGNNVDIFSLPQPFLLSLRKRSPKQGHLPTILELGEGPCSGEEARDGTVDQEDPGGGPLDPAKDEGRETVGTVQT